In Harmonia axyridis chromosome X, icHarAxyr1.1, whole genome shotgun sequence, a single window of DNA contains:
- the LOC123686008 gene encoding uncharacterized protein LOC123686008 isoform X2, with translation MNAWRVVHFLKEDTVEAVPVSWLRGSNQCHWPPFNRLKLKTAINKCMPPSSNWDVHETRVIGEIYGDLSVARMKALEAESTSDLNSDSDLLGLGHRKIRMNKKYQDSESSEQDKEDSLSPEASKIMMPTLKRREEKTSVAPSDDDLGFESYVGSDNAGEASKIVMSTLKRRDKESAVYPYSDDDLGIESNVPGFDNAGNPLRIVPGNPDRNEAECTATEIEGSYYNRQYYLKDEQFKRQVLRNLSILNFKLDQLADDIGRLALKENTVTTNLPPSVFSKFNFPLATEEELHNFESHLADREKYQQVQLELSRIGGGTTKIMVRRLMEKLISSQLGVEYSWIGFKKKKNFSVLLISKVLIDAVLAVHKNSNAAEVEASAKQWLVKCKERCTKEK, from the exons ATGAATGCTTGGAGAGTGGTCCATTTTCTAAAGGAGGATACAGTAGAAGCGGTACCAGTCTCCTGGTTGAGAGGCTCCAACCAATGTCACTGGCCTCCCTTCAATAGGCTGAAGCTCAAGACAGCGATCAATAAATGTATGCCACCTTCTTCAAACTGGGACGTACATGAAACACGAGTAATTGGGGAAATATATG GAGATTTATCTGTTGCCCGAATGAAGGCTCTAGAAGCGGAGAGTACCTCTGATTTGAATTCTGATTCTGATCTATTAGGGTTGGGACATAGAAAAatcagaatgaataaaaaatatcaggatTCTGAATCATCAGAACAAGACAAAGAGGATAGTCTATCACCAGAAGCATCTAAAATTATGATGCCTACCCTCaaaagaagagaggaaaaaacatctg TGGCCCCTTCAGATGATGATTTAGGATTTGAGTCATACGTAGGCTCTGATAATGCAGGTGAAGCATCTAAAATTGTGATGTCTACCCTTAAAAGAAGGGATAAAGAAAGCGCTG TGTACCCTTATTCAGATGATGATTTAGGGATTGAGTCAAACGTCCCAGGATTTGATAATGcag GAAATCCACTTAGAATTGTCCCAGGAAATCCAGACAGAAATGAGGCAGAATGTACAGCAACAGAGATCGAAGGGAGCTACTACAATAGACAGTATTACTTGAAAG ATGAGCAGTTTAAGCGGCAAGTACTGCGAAATCTgtccattttaaattttaaactgGATCAGTTGGCTGATGATATAGGTAGATTAGCGCTTAAAGAAAATACTGTAACAACAAACCTTCCTCCAtcagtattttcaaaattcaattttccattAGCAACTGAGGAAGAACTGCACAATTTTGAGAGTCACTTGGCAGACAGAGAGAAGTACCAGCAAGTG CAATTGGAATTATCAAGAATTGGTGGTGGTACCACCAAAATTATGGTACGACGTTTAATGGAGAAGCTTATAAGCAGTCAACTTGGTGTTGAGTACAGTTGGATaggatttaagaaaaaaaagaacttcTCAGTTTTACTCATATCCAAAGTACTCATAG ATGCTGTATTGGCTGtgcataaaaattcaaatgcaGCGGAAGTGGAAGCATCAGCCAAACAATGGCTGGTTAAGTGTAAGGAGCGATGCaccaaagaaaaataa
- the LOC123686008 gene encoding uncharacterized protein LOC123686008 isoform X1 has product MNAWRVVHFLKEDTVEAVPVSWLRGSNQCHWPPFNRLKLKTAINKCMPPSSNWDVHETRVIGEIYGDLSVARMKALEAESTSDLNSDSDLLGLGHRKIRMNKKYQDSESSEQDKEDSLSPEASKIMMPTLKRREEKTSVSISDFGISSVAPSDDDLGFESYVGSDNAGEASKIVMSTLKRRDKESAVYPYSDDDLGIESNVPGFDNAGNPLRIVPGNPDRNEAECTATEIEGSYYNRQYYLKDEQFKRQVLRNLSILNFKLDQLADDIGRLALKENTVTTNLPPSVFSKFNFPLATEEELHNFESHLADREKYQQVQLELSRIGGGTTKIMVRRLMEKLISSQLGVEYSWIGFKKKKNFSVLLISKVLIDAVLAVHKNSNAAEVEASAKQWLVKCKERCTKEK; this is encoded by the exons ATGAATGCTTGGAGAGTGGTCCATTTTCTAAAGGAGGATACAGTAGAAGCGGTACCAGTCTCCTGGTTGAGAGGCTCCAACCAATGTCACTGGCCTCCCTTCAATAGGCTGAAGCTCAAGACAGCGATCAATAAATGTATGCCACCTTCTTCAAACTGGGACGTACATGAAACACGAGTAATTGGGGAAATATATG GAGATTTATCTGTTGCCCGAATGAAGGCTCTAGAAGCGGAGAGTACCTCTGATTTGAATTCTGATTCTGATCTATTAGGGTTGGGACATAGAAAAatcagaatgaataaaaaatatcaggatTCTGAATCATCAGAACAAGACAAAGAGGATAGTCTATCACCAGAAGCATCTAAAATTATGATGCCTACCCTCaaaagaagagaggaaaaaacatctg TTTCTATATCTGATTTTGGTATTTCTTCAGTGGCCCCTTCAGATGATGATTTAGGATTTGAGTCATACGTAGGCTCTGATAATGCAGGTGAAGCATCTAAAATTGTGATGTCTACCCTTAAAAGAAGGGATAAAGAAAGCGCTG TGTACCCTTATTCAGATGATGATTTAGGGATTGAGTCAAACGTCCCAGGATTTGATAATGcag GAAATCCACTTAGAATTGTCCCAGGAAATCCAGACAGAAATGAGGCAGAATGTACAGCAACAGAGATCGAAGGGAGCTACTACAATAGACAGTATTACTTGAAAG ATGAGCAGTTTAAGCGGCAAGTACTGCGAAATCTgtccattttaaattttaaactgGATCAGTTGGCTGATGATATAGGTAGATTAGCGCTTAAAGAAAATACTGTAACAACAAACCTTCCTCCAtcagtattttcaaaattcaattttccattAGCAACTGAGGAAGAACTGCACAATTTTGAGAGTCACTTGGCAGACAGAGAGAAGTACCAGCAAGTG CAATTGGAATTATCAAGAATTGGTGGTGGTACCACCAAAATTATGGTACGACGTTTAATGGAGAAGCTTATAAGCAGTCAACTTGGTGTTGAGTACAGTTGGATaggatttaagaaaaaaaagaacttcTCAGTTTTACTCATATCCAAAGTACTCATAG ATGCTGTATTGGCTGtgcataaaaattcaaatgcaGCGGAAGTGGAAGCATCAGCCAAACAATGGCTGGTTAAGTGTAAGGAGCGATGCaccaaagaaaaataa
- the LOC123686162 gene encoding uncharacterized protein LOC123686162, which translates to MARKYSANFYKKVKIQTDMSLSYPNIPPSASFSSIVENEIRNEDDVEMHMPELQNPVHELNEMENIELIKEGKGGHISEYSFPILDSLQTKTSHIDNKKVDKEEDIKSKLKLWSIKYNISHVALSDLLKILKSSKAQLDELPNDARTILSTKRTIDVRNIDPGSYCHVGITEAVTYLCTKKCYDKIELLINIDGLPLSKSSGSQIYPILCSLYDDPREVAVIGVYHGYEKPSNANDFLGEFVQDAVELSNNGIKVNGACIPFKIKAFIADAPAKSFISYTKGHTGFFSCTKCVQKGEFIRNRTCFPKINSKKRNLE; encoded by the coding sequence ATGGCAAGAAAGTATTCAGCAAATTTTTATAAGAAAGTGAAAATCCAGACGGACATGAGCCTGAGTTATCCGAATATTCCACCCTCTGCTTCTTTTTCTTCGATAGTTGAGAATGAGATCAGGAATGAAGATGATGTTGAAATGCACATGCCGGAATTGCAAAACCCAGTGCATGAGTTGAATGAGatggaaaatattgagttaATTAAGGAAGGAAAAGGTGGACACATTTCTGAATATTCATTCCCAATATTAGATTCTCTTCAAACAAAAACTAGCCATATTGATAACAAGAAAGTTGATAAAGAGGAAGATATTAAGTCTAAGTTGAAATTGTGgtcaattaaatataatataagtcACGTTGCTCTAAGTGATTTATTGAAGATATTAAAAAGTTCAAAAGCCCAGTTAGATGAACTTCCGAATGATGCTCGTACTATTTTATCAACAAAGCGAACCATTGATGTAAGAAATATTGATCCAGGCTCTTATTGCCACGTTGGTATTACTGAGGCTGTGACTTATCTCTGTACGAAAAAATGTTATGATAAAATAGAATTGCTCATTAATATTGATGGGTTACCTCTCAGCAAAAGCTCTGGCAGTCAAATATACCCAATTCTTTGTTCTCTATATGATGATCCAAGAGAAGTTGCAGTTATTGGTGTATACCATGGTTATGAGAAACCTTCGAATGCTAATGATTTTCTGGGAGAATTTGTCCAAGATGCAGTGGAACTATCTAATAATGGCATTAAAGTGAATGGTGCTTGCATTCCCTTCAAAATTAAAGCGTTCATTGCTGATGCTCCAGCCAAATCGTTTATTTCCTATACCAAGGGTCACACAGGATTTTTTTCGTGCACCAAATGTGTGCAAAAAGGAGAATTCATTAGAAATCGTACATGTTTCCCCAagataaattctaaaaaaagaaACTTGGAGTGA